From a single Prochlorococcus sp. MIT 0603 genomic region:
- the ilvD gene encoding dihydroxy-acid dehydratase encodes MLRSSAITQGVQRSPNRAMLRAVGFNDGDFNKPIIGLANGYSTITPCNIGLNELAKKAEKAIKDGGAMPQIFGTITVSDGISMGTEGMKYSLVSREVIADSIETACNAQSMDGVLAIGGCDKNMPGAMIAMARMNIPAIFVYGGTIKPGKLNGDDLTVVSAFEAVGQLTSGKITKEKLIEVEKHCIPGAGSCGGMFTANTMSAAIEAMGLSLPYSSTMAAEDEEKLISTEKSAEALVNAIKKDIRPLDLLTKQAFENAISVVMAVGGSTNAVLHLLAIARSAGIQLSIDDFETIRQKVPVLCDLKPSGKYVTVDLHQAGGIPQVMKILLNAGLIHGNCRTIEDKTIKEILNDIPAIPPPNQDVIKPISSPIYKKGHLAILKGNIAIEGSVAKISGIKEPVLTGPAKIFESEEDCLAAILNKEIIAGDVVVIRNEGPVGGPGMREMLAPTSAIVGQGLGEKVALITDGRFSGGTYGLVVGHVAPEAAIGGNIALIQNGDSVTVDANKKLIQLNIDDKELANRKKRWVKPKAKYTSGILGKYARLVSSSSKGAVTDQLQ; translated from the coding sequence ATGCTTAGATCTAGTGCCATAACACAAGGTGTACAAAGATCACCTAATAGAGCAATGCTTAGAGCAGTCGGGTTTAATGATGGTGATTTCAATAAACCAATAATAGGACTTGCTAACGGCTATAGCACCATTACTCCCTGCAACATTGGTTTAAATGAATTAGCAAAAAAAGCTGAGAAGGCAATAAAAGATGGCGGTGCAATGCCTCAAATATTTGGAACAATAACTGTGAGCGATGGTATCTCTATGGGCACAGAAGGAATGAAGTATTCCTTAGTTTCTAGAGAAGTAATAGCAGACTCTATTGAGACAGCTTGTAATGCTCAAAGTATGGACGGTGTTCTTGCAATAGGAGGATGCGATAAAAACATGCCTGGTGCAATGATTGCTATGGCAAGAATGAATATTCCAGCAATATTTGTTTATGGCGGAACAATTAAGCCAGGAAAACTTAATGGTGATGATTTAACTGTTGTAAGTGCTTTTGAGGCAGTCGGGCAATTAACCAGTGGGAAAATTACAAAAGAAAAGTTAATAGAAGTTGAAAAGCACTGCATTCCTGGAGCAGGTAGTTGCGGCGGCATGTTTACTGCAAACACAATGTCTGCAGCAATTGAAGCAATGGGACTAAGCTTGCCTTACAGTTCAACAATGGCAGCGGAAGACGAAGAAAAATTAATAAGCACCGAAAAAAGTGCAGAAGCACTTGTAAATGCAATCAAAAAAGACATTCGTCCCCTGGATCTATTAACTAAACAAGCTTTTGAGAATGCAATCAGTGTGGTGATGGCAGTAGGTGGATCAACGAATGCTGTCCTTCATCTGCTAGCAATTGCTCGTTCAGCTGGAATTCAGCTTTCTATCGACGATTTTGAAACAATCAGACAAAAGGTACCTGTATTGTGTGATTTAAAGCCAAGTGGCAAATATGTAACTGTCGATCTACATCAGGCGGGCGGAATACCTCAGGTAATGAAAATCCTTCTAAATGCTGGCCTGATTCATGGCAACTGTAGAACTATAGAAGACAAGACAATTAAAGAGATACTCAATGACATACCTGCCATCCCTCCACCAAATCAAGATGTTATTAAACCAATAAGCTCTCCTATATATAAGAAAGGTCATTTAGCAATCCTCAAAGGGAATATTGCTATTGAAGGCAGTGTTGCCAAAATCAGTGGTATAAAAGAACCCGTGCTTACAGGCCCAGCAAAAATCTTTGAAAGTGAAGAAGATTGTTTGGCCGCAATTCTTAATAAAGAAATTATTGCAGGAGATGTTGTTGTAATCAGAAACGAAGGGCCTGTTGGTGGTCCTGGCATGAGAGAAATGCTTGCACCAACATCAGCAATTGTCGGTCAAGGACTGGGTGAAAAAGTTGCTTTAATAACAGATGGTCGTTTCAGTGGAGGAACCTACGGCTTAGTAGTAGGACATGTTGCTCCCGAGGCCGCCATAGGTGGCAATATTGCATTAATTCAAAATGGCGACAGTGTCACAGTAGATGCAAATAAAAAGCTTATTCAACTAAACATTGACGACAAAGAACTCGCCAATAGGAAAAAGAGATGGGTTAAGCCTAAAGCCAAATACACATCAGGAATCCTTGGCAAATATGCTCGTTTAGTTAGCAGTTCAAGCAAAGGCGCTGTAACTGATCAATTGCAATAA
- a CDS encoding uracil phosphoribosyltransferase, with translation MAMTLHVVIPPHPLIGHWLSILRIDSSPSAIYATALEQLGKWLTYEALRDWLPNSKKEITTNQGKTEGILVETSIPLLVIPNLPCGLQMWQGAREMLPNAKICLGDVPKNIEKKSGIIIFCDQIDSGENLIKTIKALKEQNVESQRIRVITCLASNKGLNNLGECFPDLTIYSSCIDSMLSPKGEIIPGIGNPSLRLNTIIT, from the coding sequence ATGGCGATGACACTACATGTTGTAATTCCACCCCATCCACTAATTGGCCATTGGTTATCAATCCTTAGAATTGACTCGAGTCCTTCTGCCATCTATGCAACTGCATTAGAACAATTAGGGAAATGGCTTACATATGAAGCCTTAAGAGATTGGCTGCCAAATTCAAAGAAAGAAATTACAACTAATCAAGGTAAAACAGAGGGTATTTTAGTAGAAACATCTATTCCTTTACTTGTTATTCCCAATTTGCCTTGTGGATTGCAAATGTGGCAAGGGGCAAGAGAGATGCTGCCAAATGCAAAGATATGTCTAGGGGATGTCCCAAAAAATATTGAAAAAAAGTCTGGAATTATTATTTTTTGTGACCAAATAGATTCTGGGGAAAATCTCATAAAGACAATCAAAGCTCTTAAAGAACAAAATGTTGAATCACAACGTATAAGAGTTATAACTTGTCTTGCTTCTAATAAGGGTTTAAACAACCTTGGAGAATGCTTTCCAGATCTCACAATCTACTCATCATGCATTGACTCAATGCTATCTCCGAAAGGTGAAATCATACCTGGAATAGGAAATCCATCACTACGACTTAATACAATAATCACTTGA
- a CDS encoding pentapeptide repeat-containing protein, which yields MTKNLSLLSRFQIFFAILLFVLTVVIGAPEVWAKRPPEIRNQDDLKISKDMHEMDLSGYEFVKFDLKGIDFSGSDLKGAVFNNSKLNGADLHGANLQDALAYASDFEDSDLSDANLTNALLMESNFENTLIEGTDFTDAVLSRIQQKQLCSMASGTNSSTGIDTTYSLGC from the coding sequence ATGACTAAAAATCTTTCTCTTTTATCTCGTTTTCAGATTTTTTTCGCAATACTTCTTTTTGTTCTGACTGTTGTTATAGGAGCGCCTGAAGTTTGGGCAAAGAGGCCACCTGAAATTAGAAATCAGGATGATTTGAAGATTTCTAAGGACATGCATGAAATGGATTTAAGTGGGTATGAATTTGTTAAATTTGATTTAAAAGGAATTGATTTTAGTGGCTCTGACTTAAAGGGAGCTGTATTTAATAACAGCAAATTAAATGGAGCTGATTTGCATGGAGCTAATCTGCAGGATGCATTGGCGTACGCAAGTGATTTTGAAGACTCTGATTTATCAGATGCTAATCTCACCAATGCTTTGCTCATGGAAAGTAATTTTGAGAATACATTAATTGAGGGCACTGATTTTACAGATGCTGTTTTAAGTAGAATCCAGCAAAAACAACTTTGTTCAATGGCTAGTGGAACTAACTCTTCTACTGGTATAGATACTACTTATAGTCTTGGTTGTTGA
- a CDS encoding GTP-binding protein, translating to MPKRLPVTIITGFLGAGKTTLLRHLLKNSQQRLAVMVNEFGSVGLDGDLIRGCGFCDDEGIEGRLVELNNGCLCCTVQDDFLPTIEKLLIRADLLDGIVIETSGLALPKPLIQAIEWPQIRSKVFVNAVVTLVDSEALSLGSPVGDMKALEKQRLEDESLDHLTPIQELFEDQLSSADIVLLTRSDLIDHNAITKLKQNIFKYLNDGTSVIPVANGQIDPPLILGVRNENQNKGNLDHHDHDHDHDHDHDHDHDHDHDHDHDHDHVEAFSCSIKMELNIVQSEIEDFLLSLSKKHEILRLKGRLWLPKKALPLQVQMVGPRISTWFEKAPDNVWRPNGGGGVELVILSLNEDLEEKISILFANRFS from the coding sequence ATGCCTAAACGTTTACCAGTTACTATCATCACTGGTTTCCTTGGAGCAGGGAAGACTACACTCTTAAGACATCTTTTAAAGAACAGTCAACAACGTTTGGCTGTCATGGTTAATGAATTTGGAAGTGTTGGATTAGACGGTGATCTTATTCGCGGTTGTGGTTTTTGTGATGATGAGGGAATTGAAGGTAGGTTAGTTGAATTAAATAATGGCTGTCTGTGTTGCACTGTGCAAGATGACTTCCTTCCTACGATTGAGAAATTACTTATACGAGCAGACTTATTAGATGGAATTGTTATAGAAACAAGTGGGTTGGCATTGCCAAAACCTTTGATTCAGGCGATTGAATGGCCTCAAATTCGCTCTAAGGTATTCGTTAACGCTGTTGTGACTTTGGTTGATAGTGAGGCTTTGTCTCTTGGAAGTCCCGTAGGAGACATGAAAGCGTTAGAAAAACAAAGATTAGAGGATGAAAGTCTTGATCATTTAACTCCTATCCAAGAGCTTTTTGAGGATCAGCTTTCTTCTGCTGATATTGTTTTATTAACCAGATCAGATTTGATAGATCACAATGCAATTACCAAGCTTAAACAAAATATTTTCAAGTATTTAAATGATGGTACATCTGTTATCCCTGTAGCCAATGGTCAAATTGATCCTCCTTTGATTCTGGGGGTACGAAATGAAAATCAAAATAAAGGTAATTTAGATCACCATGACCATGACCATGACCATGACCATGACCATGACCATGACCATGACCATGACCATGACCATGACCATGACCATGACCATGTTGAGGCTTTTAGTTGCTCTATTAAAATGGAACTAAATATTGTTCAGTCTGAAATAGAAGATTTTCTATTATCCCTATCAAAAAAGCATGAAATCCTCAGATTAAAGGGAAGACTCTGGCTCCCAAAAAAGGCTTTGCCACTTCAAGTCCAAATGGTTGGGCCAAGAATTTCTACATGGTTTGAAAAAGCACCTGACAATGTTTGGAGACCAAATGGAGGAGGTGGAGTTGAACTTGTTATCTTAAGTCTTAATGAAGACTTGGAAGAGAAGATATCTATACTTTTCGCTAATAGATTTTCTTAA
- the purS gene encoding phosphoribosylformylglycinamidine synthase subunit PurS yields MPVFKAKVTVQLRSSVLDPAGEAAKSAAIKLGIKGVTRLRIGKSIDIDVEASDMEEARLQIAELSDKLLANPVIEDWDLELNPSDSVPNI; encoded by the coding sequence GTGCCAGTTTTCAAAGCAAAGGTCACTGTTCAGCTTAGATCTTCAGTTTTAGATCCAGCTGGGGAAGCTGCTAAATCGGCTGCAATAAAACTTGGAATCAAAGGTGTCACAAGATTAAGGATAGGGAAATCTATAGATATTGATGTAGAAGCTTCTGATATGGAAGAAGCAAGACTACAAATTGCTGAACTTAGCGATAAATTATTGGCTAACCCTGTAATCGAGGATTGGGATTTAGAACTCAATCCTTCTGATTCAGTCCCTAATATTTAA
- the purQ gene encoding phosphoribosylformylglycinamidine synthase subunit PurQ: protein MTIGIVVFPGSNCDRDVYWATEGCLGMSSRFLWHESTDLDGIDAVVLPGGFSYGDYLRCGAIARFAPVLSSLIEFVNKGGKVLGICNGFQILTELGLLPGALTRNKDLHFICDTVPLLISSQRTKWFEKYQSKEDFLLPIAHGEGRYQCSDDTLKKLEDDDSIAIRYKNNPNGSINDIAGITNKQGNVLGMMPHPERAADKSLDRLDGRYILQALLD from the coding sequence ATGACTATTGGTATTGTTGTTTTCCCTGGCTCAAATTGCGATAGAGATGTTTATTGGGCTACAGAAGGTTGTCTTGGAATGTCTTCACGTTTCCTTTGGCATGAATCAACCGATTTGGATGGGATAGATGCTGTTGTACTTCCTGGAGGGTTTAGTTATGGAGATTATTTAAGATGTGGAGCAATAGCTAGATTTGCCCCTGTTCTTTCTTCATTGATTGAATTTGTTAATAAAGGTGGCAAGGTACTTGGAATATGTAATGGGTTCCAAATACTTACAGAGCTGGGTTTGCTGCCAGGAGCTTTAACTAGGAACAAGGACTTGCATTTTATTTGCGATACAGTTCCTTTATTAATTTCTAGTCAAAGAACTAAATGGTTCGAGAAGTATCAATCTAAAGAGGATTTTCTTCTCCCTATAGCGCATGGAGAAGGGCGTTATCAATGTAGTGATGACACGCTCAAGAAGTTAGAGGACGATGATTCTATAGCAATAAGATATAAAAATAATCCAAATGGATCTATAAATGATATCGCTGGCATAACAAATAAGCAAGGAAATGTATTAGGAATGATGCCTCATCCTGAGCGCGCAGCTGACAAATCTTTAGATAGACTTGATGGAAGATATATCTTACAGGCTTTGTTGGATTAG
- the fba gene encoding class II fructose-bisphosphate aldolase (catalyzes the reversible aldol condensation of dihydroxyacetonephosphate and glyceraldehyde 3-phosphate in the Calvin cycle, glycolysis, and/or gluconeogenesis): MALVPLRLLLDHAAENSYGIPAFNVNNLEQVQAIMEAASETDSPVILQASRGARSYAGEIFLRHLIIAATETYPNIPVVMHQDHGNDPSTCYSAAINGFTSVMMDGSLEADAKTPSSYEYNVAVTKKVVDFAHSVGVSVEGELGCLGSLETGKGEAEDGHGFEGELSKDMLLTDPAEASDFVEKTKVDALAIAIGTSHGAYKFTRKPTGEVLAISRIAEIHKAIPNTHLVMHGSSSVPQEWLDMINKYGGAIPETYGVPVEEIQEGIRNGVRKVNIDTDNRLAFTAAVREAAAADPTNFDPRHFNKPARKYMKQVCLDRYQQFWCAGQASKIKQESTNYYSGLYAKGSLDPKSTVRV; the protein is encoded by the coding sequence ATGGCACTTGTCCCACTAAGACTCCTTCTTGACCATGCAGCTGAGAATAGCTATGGCATACCAGCCTTCAATGTAAATAATCTCGAGCAAGTCCAGGCAATAATGGAAGCTGCTTCAGAAACTGATAGCCCAGTTATTCTTCAGGCTTCAAGAGGTGCACGTAGCTACGCAGGAGAGATTTTCCTACGTCATTTAATCATTGCCGCAACAGAAACATATCCGAACATCCCTGTAGTAATGCATCAGGATCATGGGAATGATCCATCAACATGTTATTCCGCTGCTATCAATGGGTTTACCTCAGTAATGATGGATGGCTCCCTAGAGGCTGACGCCAAAACTCCATCAAGTTACGAATATAACGTTGCCGTAACAAAAAAGGTTGTTGATTTCGCTCATTCAGTAGGGGTAAGTGTAGAAGGTGAATTGGGATGTTTAGGATCACTAGAGACAGGCAAAGGAGAAGCAGAAGACGGTCATGGGTTCGAAGGTGAACTCTCAAAAGACATGCTCTTAACAGACCCTGCGGAAGCATCTGATTTTGTTGAAAAAACTAAAGTAGATGCTCTTGCTATTGCTATTGGAACAAGTCACGGGGCCTATAAATTCACACGAAAGCCAACTGGTGAAGTGCTTGCTATTAGTCGAATTGCAGAAATTCATAAGGCCATACCAAACACTCATCTTGTAATGCATGGATCAAGCTCTGTCCCTCAAGAATGGCTAGACATGATTAATAAATACGGAGGAGCAATACCTGAGACATACGGAGTGCCTGTAGAAGAAATACAAGAAGGGATACGTAACGGAGTGCGCAAAGTAAATATCGACACTGACAATCGGCTGGCATTTACTGCTGCTGTAAGGGAAGCTGCAGCTGCTGATCCAACCAACTTTGATCCAAGACATTTTAATAAACCAGCACGGAAATACATGAAACAAGTTTGTCTTGATAGATATCAACAATTCTGGTGTGCTGGCCAAGCAAGTAAGATCAAACAAGAAAGTACAAATTACTATTCTGGTCTATATGCAAAAGGGAGTTTAGATCCTAAAAGCACTGTGAGGGTATAA
- a CDS encoding class I fructose-bisphosphate aldolase produces MPLTYYKEELKKTASSLAKSGKGILAVDESTKTIGKRLASIGIENTEQNRQAYRGMLFTAKGLGEYISGAILFEETLFQNHSDGESMVKKLEKLGIIPGIKVDKGLRPLAGAKDVETFCSGLDGLVERASDYYAQGARFAKWRAVLQITADGCPSKLSLKENAWGLARYARSVQESGLVPIIEPEILMDGSHGINQTASVQEEVIKEVYIACQDNGVYLEGTLLKPSMTVQGAECSEKADPQKVAEITIRTMERSVPAAVPGIVFLSGGLSEEAASVYLNLMNKIVRKANWNVGFSYGRALQHSCLKAWKGVDIAKGQAALLARAQANSEASKGCYVSGSQPSSDEQLFVAGYKY; encoded by the coding sequence ATGCCGCTTACTTATTACAAGGAAGAGTTAAAAAAGACTGCTAGCTCTCTAGCAAAATCAGGAAAAGGAATTCTAGCTGTAGATGAATCAACGAAAACTATAGGTAAAAGGCTTGCCTCTATAGGTATTGAAAATACAGAACAAAACAGACAGGCCTATAGGGGAATGTTGTTTACCGCTAAAGGCCTAGGAGAATATATAAGTGGAGCAATTCTTTTTGAAGAAACACTTTTTCAAAACCATTCAGATGGCGAATCAATGGTTAAGAAACTCGAGAAACTTGGAATCATTCCAGGGATAAAAGTAGATAAAGGCTTAAGACCACTTGCAGGAGCAAAAGACGTAGAAACTTTTTGTTCTGGATTAGATGGTCTAGTAGAAAGAGCCTCAGATTATTACGCACAAGGTGCTCGTTTTGCTAAATGGAGAGCTGTACTGCAAATAACAGCTGATGGTTGTCCATCAAAATTGTCATTAAAGGAAAATGCTTGGGGCTTGGCTAGATATGCAAGATCTGTCCAAGAGTCAGGATTGGTTCCAATAATTGAGCCTGAGATATTAATGGATGGCTCTCATGGAATAAATCAAACTGCCTCTGTGCAAGAAGAAGTCATAAAAGAAGTTTATATTGCTTGCCAAGACAATGGCGTCTACCTAGAAGGGACATTATTGAAGCCTTCTATGACTGTTCAAGGAGCTGAATGCAGTGAAAAAGCAGATCCGCAAAAGGTTGCGGAAATTACAATTAGGACTATGGAGAGATCTGTTCCGGCTGCAGTACCAGGAATTGTTTTTCTTTCAGGAGGACTAAGCGAGGAAGCTGCATCAGTTTATTTGAATTTAATGAATAAAATAGTAAGAAAAGCTAATTGGAATGTTGGATTCTCTTATGGACGTGCTCTGCAACATTCATGCCTCAAGGCATGGAAGGGAGTAGATATCGCTAAAGGGCAAGCAGCATTATTAGCACGTGCTCAGGCCAATTCAGAAGCCTCAAAAGGCTGCTATGTCAGTGGATCTCAGCCTTCCTCAGATGAGCAATTATTCGTTGCTGGATATAAATACTGA
- a CDS encoding Gfo/Idh/MocA family protein, which yields MQSNSLPKNGPKLGVGLAGLGFGEKVHLPALYNSETLLPMAIWHPSKNRLKECYTRNASLKPYQDWSSLLNDPNIKAVIIATPPEPRFRLALEALNAGKHLLLEKPIALKSSEISELQKIALSKNLSVAVDFEYRAVPLFMQAKKMLDNNLIGTPWLIKLDWLMSSRADESREWNWYSQQESGGGVIGALGTHAFDLLHWFFGPTKNINAITSTSIKERYNPQTDRAQSVTSEDICLANLELSDINSNLSIPVQVALSSISRNGRGCWLEIYGSNGTLKLGSDNQKDYVHGFALWFAEKNKALSQIKPDNDFLFEKTWEDGRIAPVLRVHKWWAESIISGFPMIPGLIEGLNSQKVCEKIIESSNSGMNLSL from the coding sequence ATGCAATCAAATTCACTACCAAAGAATGGCCCCAAACTCGGAGTCGGATTGGCAGGATTAGGCTTTGGAGAGAAAGTACACTTACCAGCTTTATATAACAGTGAAACTTTATTACCTATGGCAATTTGGCATCCAAGTAAAAATCGCTTAAAGGAATGTTATACAAGAAATGCTTCTCTAAAACCTTATCAAGACTGGTCATCTTTACTAAATGATCCAAATATAAAAGCTGTAATTATTGCAACTCCTCCCGAACCTCGTTTCAGATTAGCTCTTGAGGCATTAAATGCAGGTAAACATCTTTTATTAGAAAAACCAATAGCGTTAAAGAGCTCGGAAATTTCAGAACTTCAAAAGATCGCTCTAAGTAAAAACCTTTCAGTAGCAGTTGACTTTGAATACCGAGCAGTCCCATTATTCATGCAAGCAAAAAAGATGCTAGACAATAATTTAATCGGCACCCCTTGGCTTATAAAGCTAGATTGGCTAATGAGTAGCCGGGCTGATGAGAGTAGAGAGTGGAACTGGTATTCACAACAAGAGAGCGGAGGCGGAGTAATTGGAGCCTTAGGTACTCATGCTTTTGATTTATTACATTGGTTCTTTGGCCCAACAAAAAACATAAATGCCATTACATCAACTTCTATAAAAGAAAGATATAACCCACAAACAGATAGAGCTCAATCAGTAACCTCTGAAGATATTTGTTTGGCTAATTTAGAACTTTCAGATATAAATTCAAACTTGTCTATACCTGTTCAAGTAGCTTTATCTTCAATATCACGGAATGGGAGAGGCTGTTGGCTTGAAATATACGGGAGTAATGGAACCTTAAAACTTGGTAGTGATAATCAAAAAGATTACGTACATGGCTTTGCTCTTTGGTTTGCTGAAAAAAATAAAGCACTTTCACAAATCAAACCTGACAATGATTTCCTCTTCGAAAAGACTTGGGAAGATGGAAGAATTGCACCGGTCTTAAGAGTACATAAATGGTGGGCTGAAAGTATTATTTCAGGATTTCCAATGATTCCTGGACTAATCGAAGGTTTGAATAGTCAAAAAGTATGTGAAAAAATAATAGAGTCCTCAAATTCTGGAATGAATCTTTCCTTGTGA
- the accD gene encoding acetyl-CoA carboxylase, carboxyltransferase subunit beta, whose product MSLFDWFAARRKDQFVGKVVQETDEGDGLWGKCPECGQVVYRKDLLSNANVCSNCGHHNRINSEERIKLLVDKGSFKVLNNDLAPIDPLGFKDRRAYADRLRESQANTGMKDGVITGLCKIEEIDLALAVMDFRFMGGSMGSVVGEKITRLIEKATSQQLPLLIICASGGARMQEGMLSLMQMAKISGALERHREAKQLYMPLLTHPTTGGVTASFAMLGDLILAEPKALIGFAGRRVIEQTLREKLPDNFQTAEYLLDHGFVDKIIPRTKLRTTLSTLLKLHGY is encoded by the coding sequence GTGTCACTTTTCGATTGGTTTGCAGCAAGAAGAAAAGATCAGTTTGTTGGGAAGGTCGTCCAAGAAACTGATGAAGGTGATGGCTTATGGGGGAAATGCCCTGAATGTGGTCAAGTTGTATATAGAAAAGATCTACTTTCTAATGCAAATGTTTGCAGCAACTGCGGTCATCACAATAGAATTAATAGTGAGGAAAGAATCAAGTTACTAGTAGATAAAGGGAGTTTCAAAGTACTAAACAATGATCTAGCTCCTATTGACCCACTAGGATTTAAAGATAGAAGAGCTTATGCTGACAGGCTAAGAGAAAGCCAAGCAAATACTGGGATGAAAGATGGTGTAATAACAGGTCTTTGTAAAATCGAAGAGATCGATTTAGCACTTGCCGTTATGGATTTTAGATTCATGGGTGGGTCCATGGGGTCAGTTGTAGGAGAGAAAATTACTAGACTTATCGAAAAAGCAACTTCTCAGCAGCTTCCATTACTAATCATTTGTGCTTCCGGTGGTGCACGCATGCAAGAAGGGATGTTAAGCCTTATGCAAATGGCTAAAATATCTGGCGCTCTTGAAAGACATAGAGAGGCAAAACAGCTTTACATGCCACTTCTAACTCATCCAACAACTGGGGGCGTAACAGCAAGCTTTGCAATGCTAGGTGATCTAATTCTAGCTGAGCCAAAAGCACTAATAGGCTTTGCAGGAAGAAGAGTCATTGAACAAACTCTCAGAGAAAAACTACCCGATAATTTCCAAACCGCCGAATATCTACTTGACCATGGCTTTGTTGATAAAATAATACCTCGTACAAAGTTAAGGACAACTCTTTCTACCTTGCTGAAATTACATGGGTATTAA
- a CDS encoding prepilin peptidase: MSLNLYLNIHIFTTLLITSIYDFKYLKIPKYIIEISIVFIFLLLTKNDIILGGIQVKDHLLASIVVFILMATISLLSQKIFKKTLLGFGDAKVAALGGAWLGIDGIQIAMSAAFIAAGFFSLIGRISQRLKPWQAFPFAPFICFSIQSVWILDKGQWLFL; encoded by the coding sequence ATGTCCTTAAATTTATATTTAAATATTCATATATTTACAACATTGCTAATAACATCTATTTATGATTTCAAATACTTAAAAATACCTAAATATATTATAGAAATATCAATCGTATTTATCTTTTTATTACTTACAAAAAATGACATTATATTAGGCGGGATACAAGTTAAGGATCACTTATTAGCTTCAATTGTTGTATTTATTCTAATGGCAACAATATCTCTTTTATCGCAAAAGATATTCAAGAAAACTCTTCTTGGCTTTGGTGATGCGAAAGTAGCTGCTTTAGGAGGAGCATGGCTTGGAATCGATGGCATTCAAATTGCAATGTCAGCAGCCTTCATAGCGGCTGGATTTTTCAGCCTAATTGGCAGAATTTCACAAAGACTAAAGCCATGGCAAGCATTTCCATTCGCACCTTTCATTTGCTTTTCTATTCAAAGTGTCTGGATTCTTGATAAAGGGCAATGGTTGTTCCTCTAG
- a CDS encoding phosphoribulokinase — MSKRHPVVAVTGSSGAGTSTVKRAFEHIFAREEIIPAVVEGDSYHRFERAPMKEAMAEALAKGENFSHFGPEANLFDKLEELFKTYGEKGGGSKRYYLHSQEEAEEHNSRLGTTLGPGQFTPWEDIPKKTDLLFYEGLHGGVVGDGYDVAKYADLLVGVVPITNLEWIQKIHRDNAERGYSAETIVETILRRMPDYINHICPQFSKTDINFQRVPTIDTSNPFICRNIPTPDESFVIIHFRKGAREKWGIDFQYLLGMINDSFMSSPTSIVVNGGKMGFAMELILTPIIHRMIEEKRSS, encoded by the coding sequence ATGTCGAAGCGTCATCCAGTTGTAGCTGTTACTGGTTCATCAGGAGCTGGAACTAGTACTGTAAAAAGGGCCTTCGAGCACATTTTTGCTCGAGAAGAAATAATCCCAGCAGTTGTAGAAGGGGATAGTTATCACCGCTTCGAGAGAGCTCCTATGAAGGAAGCAATGGCAGAAGCTCTTGCAAAAGGCGAGAATTTTTCTCACTTTGGTCCTGAAGCAAATCTATTCGACAAACTTGAAGAGCTCTTTAAAACATACGGAGAGAAAGGAGGTGGCAGCAAGAGATACTACCTTCATAGCCAAGAAGAGGCAGAAGAACATAACTCCAGGCTTGGAACAACCTTAGGGCCAGGACAATTCACTCCTTGGGAAGATATTCCTAAGAAAACTGACTTGCTCTTCTATGAAGGGCTTCACGGAGGTGTCGTTGGAGATGGTTATGACGTAGCCAAATATGCAGACTTACTAGTAGGAGTAGTGCCAATTACTAATCTTGAATGGATACAAAAAATTCATAGAGATAATGCAGAAAGAGGATACTCAGCAGAGACAATTGTTGAAACTATTCTTAGAAGAATGCCAGATTATATCAATCATATATGTCCACAGTTTAGTAAAACTGATATCAACTTTCAAAGGGTTCCGACTATTGATACATCAAATCCCTTTATCTGTAGAAATATACCAACACCCGATGAAAGTTTCGTAATTATCCATTTCCGAAAAGGAGCTAGAGAAAAATGGGGAATAGATTTCCAATATCTTCTAGGCATGATTAACGACTCATTTATGTCTAGCCCAACAAGCATAGTAGTGAATGGAGGCAAAATGGGTTTTGCTATGGAACTAATACTTACACCTATAATTCATAGAATGATTGAAGAAAAAAGATCTTCTTGA